The window TGCCGCAGCGGGATATACGGCGAAGAATGCGGACGGCTATGTGACAAAGGACGGCAAGGAACTTGAACTGACGGTCAATGTGTGGGGCAGCAAGACGGAGATCTACGAGGCTCTGCAGAACCAGCTGAAACAAGCGGGCATCAAGGCGACGATTCGCCGCATCCAGAACTCCGAGGAATCCAAGACGAAGCGTGACTTCGATCTGACGGAGAGCAACTGGATCACGCTCGGTACGAACGATCCATTCTGGTACATCGATCAGACGCTGCGTTCGACCAGCGAGGAAAACGTCGGTCGTTACAGCAATCCCGAGGTTGACAGCCTGCTCAGCCGTATGGGAGACGCGGCGGATGTGAAGGAACGCCTTGCGATTGCGGGGAAGATCGAGGATCTCGTGTTGCAGGATACGCCGAGCCTTTTCCTTTTCAGCGTGGCGAATCAGGTCGTTGCGACAAGCAAGGTGTCGGGCGTCTATATGCACCCGATCGACTACTACCTCATTACGAAGGATCTGACGATTGGCGGGAAGTAAGTCGGTGTCCCTGCTTTCGATTTCGCGGCTGACCCTGCGCATCGGTACGCATTGTGTGCTGCATGATGTGACGATGACGGTCGGGCGCGGTGAGATTGTGGCTGTCGTGGGGGAGAGCGGCTGCGGGAAATCAACGCTGCTGCGTGCCGTCATCGGCATTCTGCCGGACGGCGGCATCATCGACGGCGGCGAGATCTCCTTTTGTGGGACGGAACTGCTCGGTGCTGCCGCGCATGTGCGCAGCAACCTCATGGGGCGGGACATCGCCGTTCTTTTTCAGGATCCCGGTGCCTATCTGAATCCCATACGCCGCATCGGCGCACAGTTCTCCGACTATCTGAAGGCGCACGGCGCGGGACGCAGTTGGCGGGAGACCGCGATTGCCGCTCTGCGCCGTGAGAATCTGGAGGATCCCGAAAAGCTCATGGAGGCGTATCCGTTCCAGCTCAGCGGCGGTATGCGTCAGCGTGCTGCCACGGCAATGACACTCTCGCTCGCGCCGAAACTCCTCCTGGTCGATGAGCCGACGAGCGCACTCGATGTCATTGCGAGCCGCAGTCTGCTCGACCGACTAAAGGGGATGTCAACGGAGCAGGGCTGTTCCATCGTCTTTGTGACACACAACATGGATGCCGCTGCCTATGCAGCGGATACCATCTACATCATGCAGAGCGGCAGTATTGTCGAGCATGGTGGGGTGGGGGATGTCCTGCACCGACCGTCGCAGGCCTATACGAAGGTCTTGTTGGACGCAGTTCCGTATTTGACGTGAGGATCGGGGGGCGTATGAAAGAATATGTTCTTCGTGTTCAGAATCTGAAGAAAACCTATCGTGAGGGAACGCGCGTTGTCGAGGCAGTCAGGGGCGTGTCCTTTGACCTGTATGCGGGGGAAATTACCGGAATCGTCGGTGCCAGCGGCTGCGGAAAGTCGACGCTGCTCCAGATGATTGCGGGGCTCGAAACGCCGTCAGACGGCTGCATTTCCTTTTTGGGACAGACGCTGACAGCGGGGCGGAGCGGATGGCGGCGCGATGTCTACCGACATCTCCAACTGATCTTTCAAAATCCGCTTGAGGCATTCAGCCCGCGTATGACCATTGGACAGTTCATGCTTGAGCCGCTGCGCCGTTTCGGTCTTGTCACAGACGAGGAGGAACGCAGCACACTGCGTATGATGTTGGGGCGCGCACATCTGCCGGCCGATGCGGCAGAGCGTCTGCCGCACCAGCTCAGCGGCGGGCAGCTTCAGCGGGCTGTGATGGTTCGCGCTCTCTTTGTTCGGCCCAAGTTGCTGCTGTTCGACGAGCCGACCAGTGCATTGGATGTGGTTACGCAGGCGGCTCTTCTGGACTTTATTCGCGAACTGCATTCTGAGTATGGATTTACAGGTCTTTTTGTCACACACGATCTTGCTGTTGTGCAGAAAATGACGACACAAGTTCTTGTCATGGAGCACGGTGAAATCGTCGAAGACCTGCCGTCCACTGCACTGAAGGAGGCGTCACACCCCTTCACACGGCGGCTGATTGCAGCACAGCTGCCGCATGACCGCATCTAACACATAAAACGGGGCTGCTGTACGAAGTTTTTTTGCTTCGTACAGCAGCCCCGTTCGTGTGCGTATACTCAGATCCTGCTCTTGATTTTGTCGAGGATGGAGAGTACCTCCTCGGATAGACGGTCGATCTCGGGCAGGTTCCGTTCGACCTCCTGCATATGTTTGTCATCGTATGCACGGATCGTGGCAGCGCAGAGTTTGTGGAACTGTTCGTGCACGATGCCGAGTGTCTCGAACTCGGGCATATGTCCGTATTTCTCCTTGCCCTCGGCGAAGTACCATTTTCCGAGGCGGCACAGTGCATGGTTCTCGACATCGGCGGCGTTCAGCTCGACATTGCCCCACATGAGCTGGTGAATCCGTATGCCCCAGACCATGTGGTCGGTCTTGGCGAATTCGATCATTTCCTTTGGTCCGAAGCCGAGTTTCAGACCGCCGATCTTCATGCGTACGGCGTTGATTTTGCGAATCGAATCATACATATCGTGATTGCACGTCTTGGAGCCGTCCGTCATGCGTACGACGTCCCCGGTGGTGGACTGGAGGGTGGCGTTCATCTCCTCGAACGCGGCGGACTGGCGCTGTGCGAGCGGTGCCAGATCGGCGATGGTTTTGTTGATCGCATCAAAGACAGAGGTGAGCTTGCCCGTCTCGTCGGATGCCTGTTCCACGGCATCCACGTTGGCGCGGAAGGAGTCGTCCATGTGCTGGAACTCGCCCGTGATCTGTTCGACACCCGTGCGGATCTTCGTCAGCTGGTCGCGAATCTCGTCGACGGAGTTCTTGGACTGCTCCGCGAGTTTTCGCACCTCGTCCGCAACGACGGCGAATCCGCGTCCGTGCTCACCGGCGCGTGCCGCCTCGATGGAGGCGTTGAGTGCGAGCAGGTTCGTCTGCTCGGCGATGCCGTTGACGGTGACGACGAGGTTGTCGATGCTCGCCGTACGCTCGTGCAGCGTATGGACATCCTGCGTCATGTTTGTAAGTCCGGTCTGTGCCGTCTCCGTCTCACGCGCGACGATTCGGATGCCCGTCTGTGTGAGATCCATTGCCTCCCTGCCGCGTCCGGTCTGATCCGCCGTCTCCGATGTCGCCTCGGCGAGGTGAACGATGTCCTCGGTCATTGAGCCGACCGCATCGAGCAGCTCTTTGACATTCGTCTCCACGATGCGGTTCTCACGTGCCAGCTCGTTCAGCTGCGCGGAGGCGCGTATAATATCGTAGACGGATCGGTTGATCTCCAGCGACAGTCCTGTCAGCGTCTCACGCCGCTGCTGTGCGAACTGTTCGATGAGGTGTGCAATGGTCTGCAGCGCGGGATCTTTGAGCACGGGCGGCTGTTGGGTCAGCTCCCCGTCGAGAAGAGTCCGCAGATAGTTCTCCACCGCCTTTTTCTCTCCCTGCGTGGAGGCCGTGGATGGCTGTTTCGCGGAATCCTTTCGTGATGAAAAAAACATAATACATCCTCCCCTTGGAACAGATACAAACAATTATCTATTTGAAAAATTATGATAACAGAGAACAACAATCATCATATCTATGGTTTGCTTATATTATCATAATCTCCATCGGATGCAAAGAAAAATATTTTGTATACAAAAAACCGTCGAATCCGAGGAAACGACGGTTTTTCATGATTTATTTTCAACGAGTGTGATGGCTGTCCTTCAGAATGCCGACCATCGCCTTCTGGACGACATCAAGTACGTCGCGGAGCAGCGCATTGTACATTTCGCCGCCGTCAACGACACCGCGTCCATTCTCCGTGAGGAAGAATTTCTTCGGATGATCGGATGCTGCATATGCTTCATCAAATTTCGCCTTGACCAGTGCTTCAAAATCCATGAAAAGCCCTCCTTAAAATACAATAACCAATACGAAGATTATAGCATATTTTTTACGTGCTGTCCCAGTTCTTTTACAGATTTTTCACAAAAAATGTCAAGGGATCAGCAGTGCGTTGGCAAGTCTGTCCAGTCCGCAGGAACGCAGTGTAAGACGCAGATCCTCAAGCGGGGCGATGAGCGGAGCAAAGGCAAGGCGCAGCTTAAAGCGCGTGAGGGTGTGCATATTTGCGCCGAATATGGGGATGCGATCCATCTGATAACGCCCCTCGGTGGGGGTGGAGAGCCCGTAGTGGACGGTGAAGCCGCCGCGGTATCCCGCTGCGCGGGTAATCTCCTCGATTTCCGGATTGACACGTCCGCCGGGATAGGCGATGTAGTGCATATCATAGCCGATTTTTTCCGAGAGGAGGTCATGGGAGTCTGCAATCTCGTGGCGCAGCTCATCCGCAGAGTCCAGTTCTGCAAGGTTGGCGTGCGTCATTGTGTGGCTTTCGAAGCGGATCAGCCCCGATTGTTTCATCTCGTCGATTTGTTCCCACGTCAGATAGTTCGGATAGGCGTTTGTAAAATCGTAGATGAGGAAGATGGTCGCCTTGAATCCGTATTTTTTAAGGATGGGGTAGGCGTATTCGTAGTTGTCCGCATAGCCGTCGTCAAAGGTGATGATGACGGGCTTTTCGGGCAGCGGCGCGCCGTTCTCAAGGGCATCCATCATCTCGTCGATCGTGATCGGTGTATAGCCCTCCTCCGCGAGATATGCCATCTGCGCCTCAAACTGGTCGGGCCAGAGTGTGAGCGGGTTGCCGTTCTTCTGCTCCACTTGATGATAGTTGAGGACGGGAACTCCCGGGGATGAATGCATGAGAACGACACCGACCAGGAGGAGCAGCAGAGGGAGAACAAGCAGGGCTGACAACAGGGATTTGCGCGAGAGTTTCAAAATGGATTACCTTCTTTTTAGAATGAGGGGAAGTATCGGATCTATCAGCACTCCAATCGTACCGACTTGACAAGTGTAGCCGATTGACTGCCGCATGTCAAGCATTCGTGATTCCGCAGTATGCAGTGAAAAAACTTTGATAAAAACACAGATTGGGGCTATAATGCAGAGGTATAGTTGCCACAGAAAGGGAGAAAGAATGAATCGAAATGAACTGTGTTGGTGCGGCAGCGGAAAAAAGTACAAGAAGTGTCACGCGGACTTTGACGAGCGTGTCGCATCCATCCGCTACGATGTGCTGAGAGGACAGGTGCGCCCGCCGCGCAAGATCATCAACAATGCGGCAGATATTGAGGGAATCCGAAAAGCTGCGGTCATCAACGACGGTGTGCTTGATCTCATGGAGACGCTCGTGCGTCCCGGTGTGGATACGGAGACACTGGATCGCGCGGCACACGACTACATTGTGGAGCGCGGCGGGATTCCCGCGTGTCTCGGGTTTGAGGGATTCCCCAAGAGTATCTGCACCTCGATCAACAATGTGGTCTGCCATGGCATCCCGTCGCAGAAGGATGTGCTGAAGGAGGGCGACATCGTGAATGTCGATTCGACGGTCATTCTCGGCGGCTACTATGCGGATGCCTCGCGGATGTATCTCGTCGGCAAGGTGCCGGCGGCGGCGGAGCGGCTTGTACAGGTGACGCGGGAGTGCATGGAGCGCGGCATTGCGGCGGCGCGTCCATGGCATTTCCTCGGAGATGTGAGCGCGGCGTGCGGCGACTGGGCGCACGCGAACGGCTACTCTGTCGTCACGGCACTTGGCGGACACGGCGTCGGCAAGGGCTTTCACATGGAGCCGTTCGTTCCGCACGTAGGCGAGGCGGGGACGGGGATGCTCATGGTGCCGGGCATGGTGTTCACGGTCGAGCCGATGATCAACGCGGGCGACTACGATGTGACGGTGGATGCAAAGGACGGCTGGACGGTGCGGACGAAGGATCATACGCTCTCCGCGCAGTGGGAAAAGACGATCCTCATCACGGAGACGGGCGCAGAGGTACTTTCATCATGACACATTTCGATCAGCTTGGTGTATCGGAGATGCTGTGTGCGCTGCTCAAAAAGCAGGGCATTATGGAGCCGACCCCCGTGCAGGAACAGGCGATCCCGCCCATGCGTGCGGGGCGGGATGTGATCGCACAGGCGCAGACGGGAACGGGCAAGACGCTCGCGTTCCTCCTGCCGCTGCTTGCGAAGATCAAACCGCAGGGAGCAGTGGCACAGGCGCTTGTCGTCGCACCGACGCGCGAGCTTGCCGTCCAGATCGCACACGTTGCCGAACCGCTCGGGACGGCGCTTGGCATCGGCACCATCGCGATCTATGGCGGTGCGGATATGGAGCGGCAGAAGGAAAAGCTGCGCCGCCATCCGCAGCTCATCATCGGCACGCCGGGACGGCTGCTCGATCACGTGCGGCGCGGAACGCTCGCACTCGGCAGCGTGAACAAGATCGTGCTTGACGAGGCGGACGAAATGCTCAAGATGGGCTTTATCGAGGATGTGGAGGCACTGCTCGCGCAGACGGCACAGGATTATCAGCTTGCGCTATTCTCGGCGACCATGCCCGCACGTATCGTGCAGCTTACAAAGAACTTTATGACGAATCCTGTACGCATCCATATGGAAGGAGAACGGACGACGCTCGACAATATTGAGCAGATTGTCCTTTCCGTGCGCGAGGGGGAGAAGATCGACCGTCTCTGTGCCTCCATCAACGAGGAAGCACCGTATCTTGCGATGGTGTTCTGTGCGACGAAGGAACGCACGCGTGCGCTCATGATGGAACTGGCACATCGCGGCTACCTCGTTGACGCACTCAGCGGTGATCTCACGCAGACGCAGCGCACCTTCGTCTTGCGGCAGTTCCGTGCGGCGAAGCTGCAGATCCTGTGCGCGACGGACATCGCCGCACGCGGGCTTGACATCGAGGGCGTGACCCATGTCTACAACTACGATCTGCCGCCGACCGTTACCGACTACATCCACCGCATCGGACGTACGGGACGCGCGGGAGCAAAGGGGAAGGCATTTACCCTCGTCGCCGCGCATCAGCATGAGAAGCTGCGCAAGATGGAGGCGGCGCTCAAGGAACGGCTGCGGCGTGATGCCGTCAAGAAAAAGCCGCGCCAACCCCATCCCGCCGAGGAGCGCGGGCAGATCGCCGCGCGAAAAGGGGAGCGGAAACGGACGGCAGCGAAATGCGCCAAGCCGAAATCGCGCGGCAGGAAGGCGGGCAAGACCGTGACGAATATTGGGCGGCGCAGTCGGAAACGCCGCTGAATCAAAAGTTTTCACACAGCAGGAAAACAATTCATTTCGTCGAATCTATATAAAGTACAGATAATTTCAACAAGGAGGCATATTCATGATTGGGATTAAGAAGGTCATTGCGATCATCTGCGGGGGCGGCCCTGCGCCGGGCATCAACAGCGTCATCTCCGCCGTTGTGAGCGAAGCGACGCGGCACGGCTGGGACGTGCTCGGCATCTATGATGGCTTCTCGCGGCTCGCACGCGGTGAGAAGAACTACGTGCGCCTTGAGCCGGCAAATATCAGCCGCATCCACCTGACGGGCGGCTGCATCCTCAAAATGTCGCGCTTCAACCCGACGAAGAAGGAATCCGATCTGCGCACGGTTGTCGAAACGCTCACGGAACTCGGCGTGACACACGTCGTCACCATCGGCGGCGACGATACGGCATTCAGCTCGATGGCGGTCTCCGAGTATGCACGCAAGATGGGGCGCACGATCAACGTCGTTCACGTCCCGAAGACCATCGACAACGATCTGCCGCTGCCCGAGGGGGTTCCGACGTTCGGTTTCGAGACGGCGCGTGCGTTCGGCACGATGGAGATCGAGAATCTCATGGAGGACGCGAGCACGACGAACAACCGCTGGTACTT of the Selenomonas dianae genome contains:
- a CDS encoding DEAD/DEAH box helicase; protein product: MTHFDQLGVSEMLCALLKKQGIMEPTPVQEQAIPPMRAGRDVIAQAQTGTGKTLAFLLPLLAKIKPQGAVAQALVVAPTRELAVQIAHVAEPLGTALGIGTIAIYGGADMERQKEKLRRHPQLIIGTPGRLLDHVRRGTLALGSVNKIVLDEADEMLKMGFIEDVEALLAQTAQDYQLALFSATMPARIVQLTKNFMTNPVRIHMEGERTTLDNIEQIVLSVREGEKIDRLCASINEEAPYLAMVFCATKERTRALMMELAHRGYLVDALSGDLTQTQRTFVLRQFRAAKLQILCATDIAARGLDIEGVTHVYNYDLPPTVTDYIHRIGRTGRAGAKGKAFTLVAAHQHEKLRKMEAALKERLRRDAVKKKPRQPHPAEERGQIAARKGERKRTAAKCAKPKSRGRKAGKTVTNIGRRSRKRR
- a CDS encoding methyl-accepting chemotaxis protein, translating into MFFSSRKDSAKQPSTASTQGEKKAVENYLRTLLDGELTQQPPVLKDPALQTIAHLIEQFAQQRRETLTGLSLEINRSVYDIIRASAQLNELARENRIVETNVKELLDAVGSMTEDIVHLAEATSETADQTGRGREAMDLTQTGIRIVARETETAQTGLTNMTQDVHTLHERTASIDNLVVTVNGIAEQTNLLALNASIEAARAGEHGRGFAVVADEVRKLAEQSKNSVDEIRDQLTKIRTGVEQITGEFQHMDDSFRANVDAVEQASDETGKLTSVFDAINKTIADLAPLAQRQSAAFEEMNATLQSTTGDVVRMTDGSKTCNHDMYDSIRKINAVRMKIGGLKLGFGPKEMIEFAKTDHMVWGIRIHQLMWGNVELNAADVENHALCRLGKWYFAEGKEKYGHMPEFETLGIVHEQFHKLCAATIRAYDDKHMQEVERNLPEIDRLSEEVLSILDKIKSRI
- a CDS encoding ATP-binding cassette domain-containing protein, yielding MAGSKSVSLLSISRLTLRIGTHCVLHDVTMTVGRGEIVAVVGESGCGKSTLLRAVIGILPDGGIIDGGEISFCGTELLGAAAHVRSNLMGRDIAVLFQDPGAYLNPIRRIGAQFSDYLKAHGAGRSWRETAIAALRRENLEDPEKLMEAYPFQLSGGMRQRAATAMTLSLAPKLLLVDEPTSALDVIASRSLLDRLKGMSTEQGCSIVFVTHNMDAAAYAADTIYIMQSGSIVEHGGVGDVLHRPSQAYTKVLLDAVPYLT
- a CDS encoding ABC transporter ATP-binding protein, whose product is MKEYVLRVQNLKKTYREGTRVVEAVRGVSFDLYAGEITGIVGASGCGKSTLLQMIAGLETPSDGCISFLGQTLTAGRSGWRRDVYRHLQLIFQNPLEAFSPRMTIGQFMLEPLRRFGLVTDEEERSTLRMMLGRAHLPADAAERLPHQLSGGQLQRAVMVRALFVRPKLLLFDEPTSALDVVTQAALLDFIRELHSEYGFTGLFVTHDLAVVQKMTTQVLVMEHGEIVEDLPSTALKEASHPFTRRLIAAQLPHDRI
- a CDS encoding polysaccharide deacetylase family protein — encoded protein: MKLSRKSLLSALLVLPLLLLLVGVVLMHSSPGVPVLNYHQVEQKNGNPLTLWPDQFEAQMAYLAEEGYTPITIDEMMDALENGAPLPEKPVIITFDDGYADNYEYAYPILKKYGFKATIFLIYDFTNAYPNYLTWEQIDEMKQSGLIRFESHTMTHANLAELDSADELRHEIADSHDLLSEKIGYDMHYIAYPGGRVNPEIEEITRAAGYRGGFTVHYGLSTPTEGRYQMDRIPIFGANMHTLTRFKLRLAFAPLIAPLEDLRLTLRSCGLDRLANALLIP
- the map gene encoding type I methionyl aminopeptidase, producing the protein MNRNELCWCGSGKKYKKCHADFDERVASIRYDVLRGQVRPPRKIINNAADIEGIRKAAVINDGVLDLMETLVRPGVDTETLDRAAHDYIVERGGIPACLGFEGFPKSICTSINNVVCHGIPSQKDVLKEGDIVNVDSTVILGGYYADASRMYLVGKVPAAAERLVQVTRECMERGIAAARPWHFLGDVSAACGDWAHANGYSVVTALGGHGVGKGFHMEPFVPHVGEAGTGMLMVPGMVFTVEPMINAGDYDVTVDAKDGWTVRTKDHTLSAQWEKTILITETGAEVLSS